A section of the Pedobacter sp. HDW13 genome encodes:
- the lepA gene encoding translation elongation factor 4 — translation MKHIRNFCIIAHIDHGKSTLADRLLEYTATISQREAQAQLLDNMDLERERGITIKSHAIQMNYKVGDIEYNFNLIDTPGHVDFSYEVSRSIAACEGALLIVDASQGIQAQTISNLYLALEHDLEIIPILNKMDLPGAMPEEVKDQIIDLIGCKREDIIPASGKTGMGIPDIIQAIVDRVPAPVGDPEAPLQALIFDSVFNSFRGIIAYYKVVNGEIKKGDKVKFINTGKEYLADEVGILKLDMAPRNVVKTGDVGYIISGIKEAREVKVGDTITTTARPSLDAIQGFEEVKPMVFAGIYPVDTDEFEELREAMHKLQLNDASIVFEPESSAALGFGFRCGFLGMLHMEIIQERLEREFDMTVITTVPNVSYVAHTTKGDEIFVNNPSDLPDPSKLDSVEEPYIKANIITKADFVGPVMSLCIQKRGTIVNQSYLTSDRVELVFEMPMGEIVFDFYDKLKTISKGYASFDYHQVGYRKSDLVRLDMLINDEPVDALSSLIHRSNAYDFGKKICEKLKELIPRQQFEIKIQASIGAKVIARETLSALRKDVTAKCYGGDISRKRKLLEKQKKGKKRMRQVGNVEIPQTAFMAVLKLD, via the coding sequence ATGAAGCATATACGTAATTTTTGCATTATTGCACATATCGACCATGGTAAAAGTACCCTGGCTGATAGGTTATTAGAATATACAGCGACGATTTCGCAGCGTGAAGCGCAGGCGCAATTGCTCGATAATATGGATTTAGAGCGTGAGAGAGGCATCACCATTAAAAGTCATGCCATACAAATGAACTATAAAGTTGGTGATATTGAATATAATTTCAACCTAATCGATACACCCGGACACGTAGATTTTTCATACGAAGTTTCGCGTTCTATTGCTGCCTGCGAAGGTGCGCTACTTATTGTAGATGCATCGCAAGGTATACAGGCCCAAACCATTTCTAACTTATATCTTGCTTTAGAGCACGATCTGGAAATTATTCCGATTTTAAATAAAATGGATTTACCGGGCGCAATGCCAGAAGAGGTAAAAGACCAGATTATTGATCTGATTGGCTGTAAACGTGAAGATATTATTCCTGCATCGGGTAAAACCGGAATGGGGATTCCTGATATTATCCAGGCAATTGTTGATCGTGTTCCAGCACCAGTTGGCGATCCGGAAGCACCTTTGCAAGCTTTAATCTTCGACTCCGTTTTCAACTCATTCAGGGGAATTATTGCTTACTACAAAGTAGTAAACGGAGAAATTAAAAAAGGTGATAAAGTAAAGTTCATCAATACTGGCAAAGAATACTTAGCTGACGAAGTTGGTATTTTAAAGTTAGATATGGCGCCACGTAATGTGGTTAAAACCGGAGATGTAGGCTACATTATTTCAGGAATTAAAGAAGCAAGAGAAGTAAAAGTTGGGGATACGATTACGACTACTGCAAGACCATCATTAGATGCCATTCAAGGATTTGAAGAGGTAAAACCAATGGTTTTTGCCGGTATTTATCCTGTTGATACCGATGAATTTGAAGAACTTCGTGAGGCCATGCACAAATTGCAGCTTAACGATGCCTCAATCGTTTTCGAACCTGAAAGCTCTGCAGCTTTGGGCTTTGGTTTCCGTTGCGGTTTCTTAGGCATGCTGCATATGGAGATTATCCAGGAACGTTTGGAGCGTGAATTCGATATGACGGTAATAACAACCGTTCCCAACGTATCTTACGTTGCGCATACTACCAAAGGCGACGAAATTTTTGTAAATAATCCATCTGATCTACCTGACCCAAGTAAATTGGATTCGGTTGAAGAACCTTATATCAAAGCCAATATCATTACTAAAGCTGATTTTGTTGGCCCTGTGATGTCACTTTGTATTCAGAAAAGAGGAACAATTGTAAATCAATCATACTTAACATCGGATCGTGTAGAATTGGTTTTCGAAATGCCAATGGGCGAAATTGTATTCGATTTTTATGATAAACTGAAAACAATTTCTAAAGGTTATGCATCCTTCGATTATCATCAGGTTGGTTACCGCAAATCTGATTTGGTTCGTTTAGATATGTTAATTAATGATGAACCTGTTGATGCTTTATCATCATTGATCCACCGTAGCAATGCTTACGATTTCGGAAAAAAAATCTGCGAGAAATTAAAGGAACTGATCCCACGTCAGCAGTTTGAAATTAAAATTCAGGCTTCTATCGGTGCCAAAGTTATTGCCCGTGAAACATTAAGTGCTTTGCGTAAAGATGTAACCGCCAAGTGTTATGGTGGTGATATTTCCCGTAAACGTAAGTTATTGGAGAAACAGAAAAAAGGTAAAAAACGTATGCGTCAGGTGGGTAACGTAGAGATTCCGCAAACGGCATTTATGGCAGTTTTGAAATTAGACTAA
- a CDS encoding bifunctional 5,10-methylenetetrahydrofolate dehydrogenase/5,10-methenyltetrahydrofolate cyclohydrolase, producing the protein MKLLDGKYVSEKVKVQIAEEAAEFLNKTGRKPHLVAILVGNDGGSETYVASKMKNCEKVGFKSSLHRYDNSVTEAELLAKIEEINQDEDVDGLIVQLPLPKHIDPEKVTEKIDHRKDVDGFHPVNLGRMMRNLPCFIPATPYGILLMLQEYNIDTTGKHCVVVGRSNIVGSPMSILMARNANPGNCTVTLTHSRTKDLKEQVLQADIVIAAIGKKNFVTADMVKPGAIIIDVGINRENSSETKSGFKLYGDVDFDNVAPISSYITPVPGGVGLMTIVGLLKNTLASARKEIYS; encoded by the coding sequence ATGAAACTATTAGACGGTAAATACGTATCAGAAAAAGTTAAAGTTCAGATTGCCGAAGAAGCAGCTGAGTTTTTGAATAAAACAGGGCGCAAGCCACATTTAGTTGCTATTTTAGTAGGTAACGATGGTGGCAGCGAAACTTATGTAGCGAGCAAGATGAAAAATTGTGAGAAGGTAGGTTTTAAATCTTCACTTCACCGTTATGATAACTCGGTTACAGAAGCAGAATTGCTGGCTAAAATTGAGGAAATTAACCAGGATGAAGATGTAGATGGCTTAATTGTACAATTGCCATTGCCAAAACACATCGACCCTGAAAAAGTTACTGAAAAGATCGATCACCGCAAAGATGTAGATGGTTTCCATCCGGTAAACCTGGGCAGAATGATGCGTAATTTACCATGCTTTATTCCGGCAACGCCTTACGGTATTTTGCTAATGTTACAGGAATACAATATCGATACAACCGGTAAACATTGTGTTGTGGTTGGCCGCAGTAATATTGTGGGCAGTCCTATGAGTATTTTAATGGCCCGAAATGCAAATCCTGGAAACTGTACTGTAACACTTACCCACTCGCGCACCAAAGATCTAAAAGAACAGGTTTTACAGGCCGATATCGTAATAGCTGCTATTGGTAAAAAGAACTTTGTTACAGCCGATATGGTTAAGCCGGGCGCCATTATTATCGATGTGGGCATTAACCGAGAAAATTCTTCGGAAACTAAATCAGGCTTTAAACTATATGGTGATGTTGACTTTGATAATGTTGCACCAATATCATCGTACATTACCCCGGTACCAGGCGGCGTAGGCTTAATGACCATTGTGGGTTTATTGAAAAATACTCTGGCATCAGCAAGGAAAGAGATTTATTCTTAA
- a CDS encoding Rieske 2Fe-2S domain-containing protein gives MKWFKALNNNQIPPADDIKTISIGGKQICVINNEDKLIATQSHCPHAGGHFSGGWCKNGHLICPIHRYEYSLETGRGAEGQGDYIRIYPTELREDGLYIGFEESWWSKLWG, from the coding sequence ATGAAGTGGTTTAAAGCCTTAAATAACAATCAGATTCCACCAGCCGACGACATTAAAACCATTTCGATTGGTGGCAAACAGATCTGTGTAATCAATAATGAAGACAAGCTTATCGCTACCCAATCACATTGTCCACATGCAGGCGGACATTTTAGCGGGGGCTGGTGTAAAAACGGGCATTTAATTTGTCCCATTCACCGTTATGAGTACAGCCTCGAAACCGGAAGAGGAGCAGAAGGGCAGGGAGATTACATTCGCATCTATCCAACCGAATTGCGGGAGGATGGCTTGTACATTGGCTTTGAAGAAAGCTGGTGGAGCAAGTTGTGGGGTTAA
- a CDS encoding 7-carboxy-7-deazaguanine synthase QueE, with the protein MKQDIPEDGTLLPLMEEFYTIQGEGFNTGKAAYFIRLGGCDVGCHWCDVKESWDAEMHPLTASDVIVENADRFPGKAVVITGGEPLIYNLDYLTNKLKERGILTFIETSGAYPLSGNWDWICLSPKKFKAPRPDITPFANELKVIVFNKSDFKWAEEYAAMVSPGCKLYLQPEWSKSKEITPMIIDYVMANPKWEISLQTHKFLNIP; encoded by the coding sequence ATGAAACAAGACATTCCAGAAGACGGCACATTACTTCCTTTAATGGAAGAATTTTACACCATACAGGGCGAAGGATTTAACACTGGCAAAGCGGCATATTTTATCCGTTTGGGCGGTTGCGATGTGGGTTGCCACTGGTGCGATGTTAAAGAAAGCTGGGATGCCGAAATGCACCCGCTAACCGCTTCGGATGTTATTGTAGAAAATGCCGACCGCTTTCCGGGTAAAGCCGTTGTAATTACCGGTGGTGAGCCTTTAATTTACAACCTCGATTACCTGACCAATAAGCTGAAAGAAAGAGGCATACTAACCTTTATTGAAACCTCTGGTGCCTACCCGCTATCTGGCAACTGGGACTGGATCTGTTTATCGCCCAAAAAATTTAAAGCACCAAGGCCAGACATTACCCCTTTTGCCAACGAGCTGAAAGTAATCGTTTTCAATAAAAGCGATTTTAAATGGGCAGAAGAATATGCCGCAATGGTATCGCCGGGCTGTAAGCTTTATCTCCAGCCCGAATGGTCAAAATCCAAGGAAATTACACCAATGATTATCGACTATGTGATGGCCAATCCGAAGTGGGAAATTTCTTTACAAACACACAAATTTTTAAATATTCCTTAA
- a CDS encoding OmpA family protein codes for MSFCAFAQGSGNKKAQNSFENAGAAIQKQDFAGAEQLLKNAVESDPLFQNAYIVLAGVYKIQRKYLEAKGAYQKAILVNKSVKPEVIFGLAETEFATQDYTKAKQDFDTFLALDASSERAKKAKKYLLDCDFAISAVKKPVKYIPTNLGEGVNTTDAEYFPALTADGETLIFTRQVNGNEDFWTSQFKNNTWTKATPLSAKINTERYNEGAQTISPDGKYLFFTGCNRPDGLGRCDIYVSHREGKDWGEPYNVGKPVNSEYWESQPAISPDGRTLYFISNRPGGSGGYDIWKSTITDDAKWGPAVNLGPDINTAYDENTPFLHVDGKTLYFSSDGWPGFGNKDIYYSRMDDSGKWQKPFNIGYPINSFDDESGLVVSADGNFGLFSSNLKNGFGAQDIYSFGIPEQARPAKITYVKGVVRDKDTKKTIESNVQVIDLKTNKTVFDDYTDPETGEFLAVMPIGSDYLFNVNAEGYLFYSENFELKAADISKPYQIAVEIEKIKQGGNVTLRNIFFDTNKFNLLPASIRELDLLIEFLHQNESVNIEIQGHTDNVGDDKLNEKLSFNRANAVYDYLIKNQIDTKRLTFKGLGASKPIADNKTELGRKNNRRTSFVITKV; via the coding sequence TTGAGCTTTTGTGCATTTGCGCAAGGCTCGGGCAATAAAAAAGCACAAAATTCTTTTGAGAACGCAGGTGCCGCAATCCAAAAGCAGGATTTCGCAGGTGCTGAACAGTTACTGAAAAATGCCGTTGAAAGCGATCCGCTATTCCAGAATGCCTATATTGTTCTGGCTGGGGTTTACAAAATCCAACGGAAATATCTCGAAGCTAAAGGCGCTTATCAAAAAGCCATACTTGTTAATAAAAGCGTAAAACCTGAGGTTATTTTTGGCCTGGCAGAAACTGAGTTTGCTACACAGGATTATACTAAGGCAAAACAAGATTTCGACACCTTTTTGGCCCTCGATGCTTCATCTGAACGTGCTAAAAAAGCAAAGAAATACTTACTGGATTGCGATTTCGCTATTTCAGCAGTTAAAAAACCGGTAAAATATATACCAACCAATCTCGGTGAAGGGGTGAATACAACAGATGCCGAGTATTTCCCTGCGTTGACTGCAGATGGCGAAACCTTAATATTTACCCGACAGGTTAATGGCAACGAAGATTTCTGGACTTCACAATTCAAAAATAATACCTGGACTAAAGCTACGCCCTTATCGGCCAAAATAAATACCGAACGCTATAACGAAGGTGCACAAACCATTTCACCTGATGGCAAATACCTTTTTTTTACGGGCTGTAACCGCCCTGACGGATTGGGCAGATGCGACATTTATGTTTCGCACCGTGAAGGCAAAGACTGGGGCGAGCCTTACAATGTAGGTAAGCCTGTAAACTCCGAATATTGGGAGTCGCAACCTGCCATTAGCCCTGATGGTAGAACCTTGTATTTCATCAGCAACCGACCTGGTGGTTCTGGTGGTTACGATATATGGAAAAGCACCATTACTGATGACGCTAAGTGGGGGCCTGCAGTGAACCTTGGTCCGGATATTAATACCGCATATGATGAAAATACACCTTTCTTACATGTAGATGGAAAAACCCTCTATTTTTCATCAGACGGATGGCCGGGTTTTGGCAACAAGGATATTTACTACAGCCGCATGGATGACAGCGGAAAATGGCAGAAACCATTTAATATTGGCTACCCCATTAATTCGTTCGATGATGAGAGTGGTTTAGTTGTAAGTGCCGACGGAAACTTTGGTTTGTTTTCGTCGAATTTAAAGAACGGCTTTGGTGCGCAAGACATTTACAGTTTTGGGATTCCGGAGCAAGCCAGGCCGGCAAAAATTACCTATGTTAAAGGCGTAGTAAGAGATAAGGACACTAAAAAAACCATTGAAAGTAACGTTCAGGTAATCGATCTTAAAACCAATAAGACCGTTTTTGATGACTACACCGATCCTGAAACGGGCGAATTTCTCGCGGTAATGCCCATAGGGAGCGACTATTTGTTTAACGTAAACGCTGAAGGTTACCTGTTTTATTCAGAAAATTTCGAACTAAAAGCAGCTGATATTAGCAAACCCTACCAGATAGCGGTAGAGATTGAAAAAATAAAACAGGGCGGTAACGTAACCCTTCGCAATATATTTTTCGACACCAATAAATTTAACCTGCTGCCTGCTTCTATCCGCGAGCTCGATTTATTAATTGAGTTCCTGCATCAAAATGAATCGGTTAACATCGAAATTCAAGGACATACTGATAATGTTGGCGATGATAAGCTGAATGAGAAATTATCGTTTAATCGGGCAAATGCAGTGTACGATTACCTGATTAAAAACCAGATTGATACCAAAAGGCTTACTTTTAAAGGCTTGGGTGCAAGCAAGCCAATTGCTGATAATAAAACTGAACTGGGCAGAAAAAATAACAGGAGAACCTCTTTCGTGATTACGAAGGTTTAA
- a CDS encoding DUF2071 domain-containing protein, whose protein sequence is MLLKYLPPNTEFDSWEGKYYVSLVGFMFVDVKLLGFNVLFHSTF, encoded by the coding sequence ATTCTTTTAAAGTATTTACCGCCTAATACTGAATTTGATAGTTGGGAGGGGAAATATTATGTAAGCCTGGTTGGATTTATGTTTGTCGACGTAAAGCTGCTTGGCTTCAATGTACTTTTTCATAGTACTTTTTGA
- the kdsA gene encoding 3-deoxy-8-phosphooctulonate synthase, protein MLNYLDKIKNTDSGNFFLMAGPCAIEGEEIAMRIAEKIITITDKLKIPYIFKGSYRKANRSKGSSFTGIGDEKALRILERVGREFGVPTVTDIHESDEAAMAAAYVDVLQIPAFLCRQTDLLIAAAQTGKVVNVKKGQFLSAGSMKFAVEKIKEAGNDRVILTDRGNTFGYQDLIVDYRGLPEMQSFGVPVVMDCTHSLQQPNQSSGVTGGKPELISTIAKAAIAVGADGLFIETHPDPANAKSDGANMLHLDLLEETLTKLIRIRQAVL, encoded by the coding sequence ATGCTTAACTATTTAGATAAAATAAAAAATACAGATTCAGGGAATTTCTTTTTAATGGCTGGTCCATGTGCTATTGAAGGCGAAGAAATTGCCATGCGCATTGCAGAGAAGATTATTACCATAACCGATAAACTTAAAATTCCTTATATTTTTAAAGGTTCTTACCGCAAAGCTAACAGGAGCAAAGGCAGTTCATTTACAGGCATTGGCGATGAAAAGGCTTTAAGGATTTTGGAAAGGGTTGGCCGCGAATTTGGTGTGCCTACAGTAACCGATATTCACGAAAGTGATGAAGCGGCTATGGCAGCAGCTTATGTAGATGTATTGCAGATTCCGGCATTTTTATGTCGCCAAACCGATTTGTTAATTGCAGCAGCCCAAACTGGCAAAGTAGTTAACGTAAAAAAAGGCCAGTTTTTATCAGCTGGTTCGATGAAATTTGCAGTGGAGAAAATTAAAGAAGCCGGTAATGATAGAGTGATTTTAACCGACAGAGGAAATACCTTTGGTTATCAGGATTTAATAGTTGATTATCGCGGTTTACCCGAAATGCAAAGTTTTGGCGTACCCGTGGTGATGGATTGTACCCATAGCTTGCAGCAACCCAACCAAAGCAGCGGTGTTACTGGTGGTAAACCCGAATTAATTTCGACCATTGCTAAAGCAGCCATTGCCGTTGGTGCCGATGGCCTGTTCATCGAAACACATCCCGATCCGGCTAATGCCAAATCTGATGGAGCCAATATGCTGCATTTAGATTTGCTTGAAGAAACTTTAACCAAACTGATCCGTATCAGACAAGCGGTTTTGTAA